Proteins found in one Carassius auratus strain Wakin chromosome 42, ASM336829v1, whole genome shotgun sequence genomic segment:
- the zc2hc1c gene encoding zinc finger C2HC domain-containing protein 1C has translation MQTMPRHQFTQHFWEKETVSTKLPSLHREAMSRPSGTHHISRTHALEDQERTIRSTRDGQHPDIIHWKKHTHPQEQREYVPSRRASDNIFPLKPVLHKRAYSLSNVTKPEHPRVSSGLTNRHQQKGVRKLDALNPEYLTERTNPTKSDTHREQKLEKQTWLAKEIHSKEMMLQEKISKVEETLRRVQNERKERAKRDERSKRHLEKLNEDNRFYRNGYGDREEQRDRYGNEKWEFRDNMERWDRGINGSQLEMSKESAKWRQPLMLEMTKAHKLEEMREWDEYEHTAKHRSREMSDRQNMGWDHVRRRRETHNLYVHSEDEDHCDVRKPNPSESVRRDRSDLQHERRGNKESLYRLTSKLRTEAVPERNPRRRGERLQQVELSLEEDLDASQQLIPCDVCHRRFAPDRLETHMKVCEKQRPQRKIFDMSQYRAKGTDLEEFMKTNSRSRTPELKRNNWRQKHEAFIQTMRQGRGSVLSQPVSNLNPEYVSCPHCGRRFAPGPAERHIPKCQNIRSRPPPPKQPHSATRRKTLQ, from the exons ATGCAAACGATGCCACGCCATCAATTCACACAGCATTTCTGGGAAAAAGAGACCGTATCGACGAAACTTCCTTCCCTGCACAGAGAGGCCATGAGCAGACCCTCGGGAACTCATCACATCTCCAGAACACACGCGCTAGAAGACCAGGAGCGAACGATCAGATCCACGAGAGACGGACAGCATCCAGACATCATCCACTGgaagaaacacacacatccacaggAGCAGAGGGAATACGTCCCTTCACGGAGAGCATCGGACAATATATTCCCTCTAAAACCAGTGCTTCACAAGAGAGCGTACAGCCTGAGTAACGTCACGAAGCCAGAGCATCCTCGGGTTTCCTCGGGTTTAACTAACAGACACCAGCAGAAGGGTGTAAGGAAACTAGACGCTCTTAATCCAGAGTATCTAACAGAGAGAACAAATCCGACGAAAAGCGATACGCACCGCGAACAGAAGCTTGAAAAACAAACGTGGCTGGCGAAGGAGATCCACTCGAAAGAGATGATGCTCCAGGAGAAGATTTCCAAAGTCGAGGAGACTCTGAGGAGAGTCCAGAACGAGAGGAAGGAGCGTGCAAAGAGAGATGAGAGAAGTAAAAGGCATTTGGAAAAGCTAAACGAGGACAACAGGTTCTATAGGAATGGATACGGCGACCGGGAAGAGCAAAGAGACCGATATGGGAATGAAAAGTGGGAATTCAGAGACAATATGGAAAGATGGGATCGAGGGATAAATGGTAGCCAGCTGGAGATGAGCAAAGAAAGTGCAAAATGGAGACAACCATTGATGTTAGAGATGACAAAGGCTCACAAGCTGGAGGAAATGAGAGAGTGGGATGAGTACGAACACACAGCGAAACACCGGAGCCGGGAAATGAGTGACAGGCAAAACATGGGATGGGACCATGTCAGAAGAAGAAGGGAAACACACAACCTCTATGTGCACAGTGAAGATGAAGATCACTGCGACGTGAGGAAACCAAATCCATCTGAATCTGTGAGAAGGGACAGATCTGACCTGCAGCATGAGAGGAGAGGAAATAAAGAGAGTTTATATCGACTCACATCGAAACTCAGGACGGAGGCCGTCCCGGAGAGAAACCCCAGACGGAGAGGAGAGCGCCTGCAGCAGGTGGAGCTCAGTCTGGAGGAGGATCTGGACGCTTCACAGCAGCTGATCCCGTGTGACGTGTGCCATCGACGCTTCGCTCCAGACCGTCTGGAGACACACATGAaggtgtgtgagaaacagcggcCTCAGCGCAAGATCTTCGACATGTCACAGTACAGAGCCAAAGGAACAGACCTCGAGGAGTTCATGAAAACCAACAGCAGGAGCAGAACGCCAGAG CTCAAGAGGAATAACTGGCGACAGAAACATGAGGCCTTCATTCAAACCATGCGTCAGGGTCGAGGAAGTGTGCTGTCCCAGCCAGTCTCCAATCTAAACCCAGAATATGTGAGCTGCCCTCACTGCGGACGCAGATTTGCTCCAGGGCCGGCAGAGAGACACATCCCAAAGTGCCAGAACATCAGGAGCAGGCCCCCACCTCCCAAACAACCACACAGCGCCACCAGGAGGAAGACCCTGCAGTGA
- the LOC113060423 gene encoding heterogeneous nuclear ribonucleoprotein Q-like, with protein sequence MATEHINGNGTDEPVESPAVTHSEHFQTLLDAGLPRKVAVKLDEIYIAGLVSHSDLDDRAIEALKEFNEEGALQVLLQFKDSDLSHVQNKSAFLCGVMKTYRQREKQGTKVSDSTKGPDETKIKALLERTGYTLDVTTGQRKYGGPPPESSHAGVQPTVGTEIFVGKIPRDLFEDELVPLFEKAGPIWDLRLMMDPLSGLNRGYAFITFCTKEAAQQAVKLCNNNEIRPGKHIGVCISVANNRLFVGSIPKSKTKEQIVEEFAKVTEGLNDVILYHQPDDKKKNRGFCFLEYEDHKTAAQARRRLMSGKVKVWGNVVTVEWADPIEDPDPEVMAKVKVLFVRNLASTVTEELLEETFCQFGKLERVKKLKDYAFIHFEERDSAVKALAEMHGKDLEGEQIEIVFAKPPDQKRKERKAQRQAAKTQMYDEYYYYGPPHMHPPTRARGRGARGGYSYPHDYYSYEDYYDYYGYDYHNYRGGYDDPYYGYDDFQAHVRGRGNRGVRGPTLSRGRSSSAPRGRASFSQHMGPGSSRGGRGSRGGLQQRCRVGKGVEAGPDQVV encoded by the exons ATGGCCACGGAGCACATCAATGGCAATGGTACGGATGAACCAGTGGAGTCTCCAGCAGTTACTCATTCAGAGCACTTCCAGACGCTTCTAGACGCCGGCTTACCTAGAAAAGTGGCAGTCAAACTAGATGAGATTTACATAGCAG GACTCGTGTCTCACAGTGATCTCGACGATCGAGCGATTGAGGCTCTGAAGGAGTTCAATGAAGAGGGCGCTCTGCAAGTTCTCCTGCAGTTTAAAGACAGCGACCTGTCGCACGTTCAG AATAAAAGTGCTTTCCTCTGTGGGGTGATGAAGACGTACAGGCAGAGGGAGAAACAGGGGACCAAAGTCTCAGACTCCACTAAAGGACCAGACGAGACCAAGATCAAA GCTTTGCTGGAGAGAACTGGCTACACACTGGATGTGACGACGGGGCAGCGCAAGTACGGCGGTCCTCCCCCAGAGTCGAGCCATGCTGGGGTTCAGCCCACCGTCGGCACAGAG ATTTTTGTGGGAAAGATCCCGAGAGATCTGTTTGAAGATGAGCTGGTCCCTCTGTTTGAGAAAGCGGGCCCCATCTGGGATCTGCGTCTGATGATGGATCCGCTCAGCGGACTCAACCGAGGATACGCCTTCATCACCTTCTGCACTAAAGAGGCTGCGCAGCAAGCCGTCAAACTC TGTAACAACAATGAAATCCGGCCCGGGAAACACATCGGTGTGTGCATCTCTGTTGCCAACAATCGTCTGTTTGTGGGGTCCATCCCCAAGAGCAAGACTAAGGAGCAGATCGTGGAGGAGTTTGCCAAAGTTACCG AGGGCTTGAATGACGTCATCTTATACCATCAGCCTGACGACAAGAAGAAGAACCGCGGCTTCTGCTTCCTGGAGTATGAGGATCATAAAACAGCAGCCCAGGCGCGGCGCAGGTTAATGAGCGGCAAAGTCAAGGTGTGGGGCAATGTGGTGACGGTCGAATGGGCCGATCCCATAGAAGACCCCGACCCTGAAGTCATGGCTAAG GTCAAAGTCCTCTTTGTTAGAAACCTGGCCAGCACAGTAACAGAAGAGCTTCTCGAGGAGACGTTCTGTCAGTTTGGCAAACTGGAAAGGGTTAAAAAGCTTAAAGACTACGCCTTCATCCACTTCGAAGAGAGAGATAGCGCTGTGAAG GCTCTAGCTGAAATGCATGGGAAGGATTTAGAAGGGGAACAAATTGAAATAGTCTTTGCAAAGCCGCCTGACCAGAAGAGGAAAGAGCGAAAGGCCCAGAGACAAGCTGCTAAAACTCAAAT GTATGATGAGTATTATTACTACGGGCCTCCACATATGCATCCTCCGACGAGAGCAAGAGGACGAGGCGCTCGAGGAGGTTATTCGTATCCGCACGACTATTACAGCTATGAAGATTATTACGATTACTACGGCTATGACTATCACAACTACAGAGGCGGTTATGACGACCCCTACTATGGCTATGATGACTTCCAAGCTCACGTCAGAGGAAGAGGAAACAGAGGAGTCCGGGGCCCCACGCTGTCCAGGGGCCGCAGCTCCAGCGCTCCCAGAGGACGGGCCAGTTTCTCTCAGCACATGGGTCCGGGGTCCAGCCGAGGGGGCCGGGGGTCCAGAGGAGGCCTCCAGCAGAGATGTCGAGTG GGAAAGGGGGTCGAGGCTGGTCCTGACCAGGTAGTATGA